In the Pseudonocardia cypriaca genome, one interval contains:
- a CDS encoding ROK family glucokinase: MTVLTIGVDVGGTSVRAGVVDAEGNVHDTARTPTPRSEAALEAALAGVIGELAARHPVAAVGLALAGFVTPDRRGVRFAPHLSWRDAPVADRIAERIGLPVVVEHDANAAALAERHFGAASGAGTVVFVALGTGIGSALLIGGELYRGAFGVAPELGHLRVVPDGRPCPCGKNGCWERYCSGTALATTAVELLARNPGGSPLLRRLVAGDPGRVTGQRVAAAARDGDPVAVAAMDELARWLGEGLALVADVFDPELVVIGGGVSGSAPLFLDEAREHYATTVTGAGRRPLARIRTAQLGEAAAVVGAAQLAREVAHRR, encoded by the coding sequence ATGACGGTGCTGACCATCGGCGTCGACGTCGGCGGGACGAGCGTGCGGGCCGGGGTCGTCGACGCGGAGGGCAACGTCCACGACACCGCACGCACCCCCACCCCGCGCAGCGAGGCCGCCCTGGAGGCCGCGCTCGCCGGCGTGATCGGAGAGCTCGCGGCGCGGCACCCGGTCGCGGCGGTCGGGCTCGCGCTCGCCGGGTTCGTCACGCCCGACCGGCGGGGCGTCCGGTTCGCGCCGCACCTGTCCTGGCGCGACGCGCCGGTCGCCGACCGGATCGCCGAGCGGATCGGCCTGCCGGTCGTCGTCGAGCACGACGCGAACGCGGCCGCGCTGGCCGAGCGGCACTTCGGGGCCGCTTCGGGGGCAGGCACGGTTGTGTTCGTCGCGCTCGGCACCGGCATCGGCTCGGCCCTCCTGATCGGCGGCGAGCTGTACCGGGGTGCGTTCGGGGTGGCGCCCGAGCTGGGGCACCTGCGCGTCGTGCCCGACGGGCGGCCGTGCCCCTGCGGGAAGAACGGCTGCTGGGAGCGCTATTGCAGCGGCACGGCACTGGCCACGACCGCCGTCGAGCTGCTCGCCCGCAACCCCGGCGGCTCGCCGCTGCTGCGCAGGCTCGTGGCGGGCGACCCGGGCCGCGTCACCGGGCAGCGGGTGGCCGCCGCCGCGCGCGATGGCGATCCGGTGGCCGTCGCCGCGATGGACGAGCTCGCCCGCTGGCTCGGAGAGGGCCTCGCGCTGGTGGCCGACGTCTTCGACCCGGAGCTGGTGGTGATCGGCGGGGGTGTGTCGGGGTCGGCGCCGCTCTTCCTCGACGAGGCGCGCGAGCACTACGCGACCACGGTCACCGGCGCGGGCCGCCGCCCGCTGGCCCGCATCCGCACGGCGCAGCTGGGCGAGGCGGCCGCGGTGGTGGGCGCGGCACAGCTGGCCCGGGAAGTCGCGCACCGCCGCTGA
- a CDS encoding polyadenylate-specific 3'-exoribonuclease AS, producing the protein MRFFYDCEFIEDGTTIDLVSIGVVGEDGREFYAVSTEFDPSRAGAWVRANVLPKLPSPADPAWCSRAQLRADLLKFLTAAPGDVELWAWIAAYDHVALCQLWGAMPALPRALPRFTRELRQRWEEAGRPPLPPPTADAHDALADARLNRRRWEAIEAAVAAR; encoded by the coding sequence GTGCGGTTCTTCTACGACTGCGAGTTCATCGAGGACGGGACGACCATCGACCTGGTGTCGATCGGCGTGGTCGGGGAGGACGGGCGTGAGTTCTACGCGGTGTCCACCGAGTTCGACCCGAGCCGGGCGGGGGCGTGGGTTCGTGCCAACGTGTTGCCGAAGCTGCCCTCACCAGCGGATCCGGCGTGGTGCTCACGCGCTCAGCTGCGCGCCGACCTGCTGAAGTTCCTCACCGCGGCGCCGGGGGACGTGGAGCTGTGGGCCTGGATCGCGGCGTACGACCACGTGGCGCTCTGCCAGCTGTGGGGCGCCATGCCGGCGCTGCCGCGAGCGCTGCCGCGCTTCACGCGGGAGCTGCGGCAGCGCTGGGAGGAGGCGGGGCGGCCACCGCTCCCACCGCCCACGGCCGACGCGCACGACGCACTTGCCGATGCGCGGCTCAACCGCAGGCGCTGGGAGGCGATCGAGGCGGCGGTGGCCGCCCGCTGA
- a CDS encoding metallophosphoesterase family protein — MRVHVVSDVHGASDALSRAGDGADALVVLGDLVDYVDYRDPAGGILGRVLGPEVSAEFGRLRTSGGRDELIRFVREAWARVPDAPAVVEDAVQEQYDRMFGALTAPTYAIPGNVDMPRLWPRYARPGLTLADGRVVEIGDLRFGFVGGAPLPPGVEPREGGPWTPHLLRAADFTAAVKALDRVDVLCSHVPPAVPELAFDVVTRRAEASSAALLDVVHRDRPRAAFFGHVHQPLAPRVRVGRTECVNVGHFRATRTPYVLRW; from the coding sequence ATGCGCGTGCACGTGGTTTCCGACGTGCACGGCGCCTCCGACGCGCTCTCGCGGGCCGGCGACGGGGCCGATGCGCTCGTGGTGCTGGGCGACCTCGTGGACTACGTCGACTACCGCGACCCGGCGGGCGGCATCCTCGGGCGCGTGCTCGGCCCCGAGGTGAGCGCCGAGTTCGGGCGCCTGCGCACCTCGGGAGGACGGGACGAGCTGATCCGTTTCGTCCGGGAGGCGTGGGCGCGGGTCCCCGATGCGCCCGCCGTGGTGGAGGACGCCGTGCAGGAGCAGTACGACCGGATGTTCGGTGCGCTCACCGCTCCGACCTACGCGATCCCCGGCAACGTCGACATGCCCCGGCTGTGGCCGCGCTACGCCCGCCCGGGGCTCACGCTCGCGGACGGCCGGGTCGTGGAGATCGGCGACCTGCGGTTCGGGTTCGTCGGCGGCGCCCCGCTGCCACCGGGCGTCGAGCCGCGCGAGGGGGGTCCGTGGACGCCGCACCTGCTGCGGGCGGCGGACTTCACCGCGGCCGTGAAGGCCCTGGATCGGGTCGACGTGCTGTGCAGCCACGTGCCGCCCGCCGTGCCCGAGCTCGCGTTCGACGTGGTCACGCGGAGGGCCGAGGCGTCGTCCGCCGCGCTGCTGGACGTCGTGCACCGCGACCGGCCGCGCGCGGCGTTCTTCGGACACGTCCACCAGCCGCTCGCGCCGCGGGTGCGCGTGGGACGCACCGAGTGCGTCAACGTCGGGCATTTCCGCGCCACCCGCACTCCGTACGTGCTCCGCTGGTGA
- the selB gene encoding selenocysteine-specific translation elongation factor has product MATSRVVATAGHVDHGKSTLVRALTGMEPDRLAEERRRGLTIDLGFAWTRLPSGTDLAFVDVPGHERFVTTMLAGAGPVPAALIVVAADEGWMPQSAEHLDALDALGVEHGLLVITRCDLLDPEPAREEALGEIARSALGVPEVVEVCAPRGEGIDALRSALDALVATVPEPDPHADVRLWIDRAFSIRGAGTVVTGTLGAGTIRVDDELELGGRRVHVRGLQSLGEPVGEARGVARVAVNLRGVPREAVARGEALLTPGAWLAPAELDVALRGVRGAEPGPLPREVMLHAGSAAVVVHVRPLGQGHARLRPEHPLPLRIGDRAVLRDPGRRAVVAGVEVLDVLPPALRRRGAAARRAAELAEPGFGTAAGELRRRGLVRVADLVAMGVPRAEVDTLSALRADGWLVAPARAAEAVSALAAAVRAHDAAEPLDPGLTIEAARRAADLPTAGLVTAVLTNAGPEDPQLRAGRVHLGRAHGLPQQVRAAMEKLRADLVVEPFRAPDAGRLAELGLGPRELAALVRAGELVAIADGVVLLPDAPDRAVTLLRNVGPAFTLSEARQALGTTRRVAVPLLEHLARTGRTVRVDDLTHQLH; this is encoded by the coding sequence ATGGCGACGAGCCGGGTGGTGGCGACCGCCGGGCACGTCGACCACGGCAAGTCGACGCTGGTGCGGGCCCTGACCGGCATGGAGCCCGACCGGCTGGCCGAGGAGCGGCGCCGCGGCCTCACGATCGACCTCGGGTTCGCCTGGACCCGTCTGCCCTCGGGCACCGACCTCGCCTTCGTGGACGTCCCCGGGCACGAGCGGTTCGTGACGACGATGCTCGCCGGGGCCGGCCCGGTTCCGGCGGCCCTGATCGTGGTCGCCGCCGACGAGGGGTGGATGCCGCAGTCGGCCGAGCACCTCGACGCGCTGGACGCGCTCGGCGTGGAGCACGGCCTGCTCGTGATCACCCGGTGCGACCTGCTGGATCCCGAGCCTGCCCGCGAGGAAGCGCTGGGCGAGATCGCCCGCTCCGCGCTCGGCGTCCCCGAGGTGGTGGAGGTCTGCGCACCGCGCGGCGAGGGCATCGACGCGCTGCGCAGCGCCCTGGACGCCCTGGTCGCGACGGTCCCGGAGCCCGACCCGCACGCCGACGTGCGGCTGTGGATCGATCGGGCGTTCAGCATCCGGGGTGCCGGCACCGTCGTCACGGGGACGCTGGGCGCCGGCACGATCCGGGTGGACGACGAGCTGGAGCTCGGCGGCCGCCGGGTGCACGTACGGGGGCTGCAGAGCCTCGGCGAGCCGGTGGGGGAGGCGCGCGGGGTGGCGCGCGTCGCGGTGAACCTGCGCGGGGTCCCGCGGGAGGCGGTCGCCCGTGGCGAGGCGCTGCTCACCCCGGGCGCCTGGCTCGCGCCCGCCGAGCTCGACGTTGCGCTGCGCGGCGTGCGCGGGGCGGAACCCGGCCCGCTGCCGCGTGAGGTGATGCTGCACGCCGGCTCGGCTGCCGTCGTGGTGCACGTCCGCCCGCTCGGTCAGGGCCACGCCCGGCTGCGCCCCGAACACCCGCTGCCGCTGCGGATAGGGGATCGGGCGGTGCTGCGCGACCCGGGCCGCCGCGCCGTCGTCGCGGGCGTCGAGGTGCTCGACGTCCTCCCACCCGCCCTGCGCCGCCGCGGTGCGGCCGCCCGCCGGGCCGCGGAGCTCGCCGAGCCCGGGTTCGGCACCGCGGCGGGCGAGCTGCGCCGCCGGGGTCTGGTCCGGGTCGCGGACCTGGTGGCGATGGGCGTGCCCCGCGCCGAGGTCGACACCCTCTCCGCGCTGCGGGCGGACGGCTGGCTCGTCGCACCCGCCCGGGCGGCGGAGGCCGTCTCCGCGCTCGCCGCAGCGGTCCGCGCCCACGACGCCGCCGAGCCGCTCGACCCCGGCCTCACGATCGAGGCGGCCCGGCGGGCCGCGGACCTGCCCACAGCCGGGCTGGTCACCGCCGTCCTCACCAACGCGGGCCCCGAGGACCCGCAGCTGCGCGCCGGCCGCGTCCACCTCGGCCGGGCCCACGGGCTGCCGCAGCAGGTGCGCGCGGCGATGGAGAAGCTGCGCGCCGACCTCGTCGTGGAACCCTTCCGCGCCCCCGACGCCGGCCGCCTCGCCGAGCTCGGCCTCGGCCCGCGCGAGCTGGCCGCGCTGGTGCGGGCGGGCGAGCTGGTGGCGATCGCCGACGGCGTGGTGCTGCTGCCCGATGCGCCCGACCGCGCGGTGACCCTGCTCCGCAACGTCGGCCCCGCGTTCACCCTCAGCGAGGCCCGTCAGGCGCTCGGCACCACCCGTCGGGTGGCCGTACCGCTACTGGAACACCTCGCACGCACCGGCCGCACCGTGCGTGTCGATGATCTCACCCACCAGCTCCACTAG
- a CDS encoding DUF6131 family protein, with protein MIVLGVILLVLGWLLGISLLTYLGGILLVVGVVLLLLGSAGRAVGGRRHYY; from the coding sequence GTGATCGTTCTAGGCGTGATCCTTTTGGTCCTGGGCTGGCTGCTCGGGATCTCCCTGCTGACCTACCTCGGCGGCATCCTGCTCGTCGTCGGAGTGGTCCTGCTCCTGCTGGGCAGCGCCGGCCGGGCCGTCGGTGGCCGCAGGCACTATTACTGA
- a CDS encoding ArsA family ATPase codes for MRVVLFTGKGGVGKTTLAAATAALLARSGRKVLAVSTDPAHSLGDAFDVELGGEPVELDPGLSAAHVDTRSLLDGAWARLQGHLGTLLAGAGVDELMADELTVLPGVDDLLALGEVRRLAESGLWEVVVVDCGPTAETLRLLGLPEALSTYLERLFPAHRRAVRGLISGLAAGREAQPAWDRAIGALDALAEQLQGLRSLLADHDTTSIRLVLTPERVVAAETRRTLTALALHGLRVDALVANRMMPEAPSSLRGPAGRWLRERYTEQSAVVAELAALPVPLRVAEHTAAEPTGMSALLELARGLYGTDDPAAVPDTPAAPLLQVNRTAGSGTSLDSAFELVLRLPGVAAGPVDLVRLDDDLAVTTGGTRRMIALPPVLRRCTVTGAHVAGDDLCVAFVPDPAVWLR; via the coding sequence GTGCGCGTCGTCCTGTTCACCGGCAAGGGAGGCGTCGGCAAGACCACCCTCGCCGCGGCCACCGCCGCCCTACTCGCGCGCTCCGGCCGCAAGGTGCTGGCGGTCTCCACCGACCCCGCGCACTCGCTCGGCGACGCGTTCGACGTCGAGCTCGGCGGAGAGCCCGTCGAGCTCGATCCCGGCCTGTCGGCCGCGCACGTCGACACGCGGTCGCTGCTGGACGGCGCGTGGGCCCGGCTCCAGGGGCACCTCGGCACGCTGCTGGCAGGCGCGGGCGTCGACGAGCTGATGGCCGACGAGCTCACCGTGCTGCCGGGCGTCGACGACCTGCTCGCCCTCGGTGAGGTGCGCAGGCTCGCGGAGAGCGGGCTGTGGGAGGTCGTGGTGGTTGACTGCGGCCCCACCGCGGAGACCCTGCGGCTGCTCGGCCTGCCCGAGGCGCTCTCGACCTACCTGGAGCGGCTGTTCCCGGCGCACCGCCGTGCCGTCCGCGGCCTGATCAGCGGGCTCGCCGCCGGCCGCGAGGCGCAGCCGGCATGGGACCGGGCGATCGGCGCACTGGACGCGCTCGCTGAGCAGCTGCAGGGGTTGCGCAGTCTGCTCGCCGACCACGACACGACGTCGATCCGGCTCGTGCTCACCCCGGAGCGGGTGGTGGCCGCGGAGACCCGCCGCACGCTCACCGCGCTGGCGCTCCACGGGCTGCGCGTGGACGCGCTCGTCGCCAACCGGATGATGCCCGAGGCGCCGTCGTCGCTGCGCGGGCCGGCGGGCCGCTGGCTCCGTGAGCGGTACACCGAGCAGAGCGCGGTGGTCGCCGAGCTCGCCGCGCTGCCGGTACCGCTGCGCGTCGCGGAGCACACGGCCGCCGAACCGACCGGGATGTCCGCGCTGCTCGAGCTCGCCCGCGGCCTCTACGGCACCGACGACCCCGCCGCCGTTCCCGACACCCCGGCCGCCCCGCTGCTGCAGGTCAACCGCACGGCGGGCAGCGGAACGTCGCTGGACTCGGCGTTCGAGCTCGTCCTGCGCCTGCCCGGGGTGGCAGCCGGCCCCGTCGACCTCGTCCGGCTCGACGACGACCTCGCCGTCACCACCGGTGGCACGCGGCGGATGATCGCGCTGCCGCCGGTGCTGCGGCGCTGCACCGTCACCGGCGCCCACGTCGCGGGCGACGACCTGTGCGTCGCGTTCGTCCCCGACCCCGCGGTCTGGCTCCGGTGA
- a CDS encoding polyketide cyclase / dehydrase and lipid transport has protein sequence MPSVDVVDETFLAVPPAVVAAEFATPSRWPQLWPDLQLQVMTDRGVQGIRWTVRGALVGSMEVWLEPVLDGTLLHYYLRADPQGPDGRPRPAPPRRAAVEVGRRQRAAKAIAFACKERLEAGREPGEPPRAGH, from the coding sequence GTGCCGTCGGTGGATGTGGTGGACGAGACGTTCCTCGCCGTGCCGCCCGCCGTCGTGGCGGCCGAGTTCGCCACGCCCTCCCGGTGGCCGCAGCTGTGGCCGGACCTCCAGCTGCAGGTCATGACCGACCGCGGCGTCCAGGGCATCCGGTGGACGGTGCGCGGCGCGCTCGTCGGCAGCATGGAGGTCTGGCTCGAGCCGGTGCTGGACGGCACCCTCCTGCACTACTACCTGCGGGCCGACCCGCAGGGCCCGGACGGGCGGCCGCGGCCGGCGCCGCCGCGCCGTGCCGCCGTCGAGGTCGGCAGGCGCCAGCGCGCGGCCAAGGCCATCGCGTTCGCGTGCAAGGAGCGGCTCGAGGCGGGCCGGGAGCCGGGCGAGCCGCCGAGGGCGGGGCACTAG
- a CDS encoding SRPBCC family protein, whose amino-acid sequence MADATTSSITIAAPPEHVMAVIADFPAYPEWAEQVKSVEVLSSGDDGRAERVRFTMDAGPIKDSYTLDYNWAPDGRSVSWTLVKGQIQKAQNGSYTLAGTAGETTVTYSLAVDLNIPMIGMLRRKAEKVIIDTALKGLKRRVESTS is encoded by the coding sequence ATGGCCGACGCTACGACCTCCTCGATCACCATCGCCGCGCCGCCCGAGCACGTGATGGCCGTGATCGCCGACTTCCCCGCGTACCCGGAGTGGGCCGAGCAGGTGAAGAGCGTCGAGGTGCTGAGCAGCGGCGACGACGGGCGCGCCGAGCGGGTCCGGTTCACGATGGACGCCGGACCGATCAAGGACTCCTACACCCTCGACTACAACTGGGCGCCCGACGGCCGCTCGGTGAGCTGGACGTTGGTGAAGGGGCAGATCCAGAAGGCGCAGAACGGCTCCTACACCCTGGCCGGTACGGCCGGGGAGACCACGGTGACCTACTCGCTCGCCGTGGACCTGAACATCCCGATGATCGGCATGCTGCGCCGCAAGGCGGAGAAGGTGATCATCGACACCGCGCTCAAGGGGCTGAAGCGACGGGTCGAGAGCACTTCCTGA
- a CDS encoding GPGG-motif small membrane protein, which translates to MSTLLWIVAVILVVAGVLSLLRGQMLWGIVLIIVGLLVGPGGVSIFT; encoded by the coding sequence ATGTCGACTCTATTGTGGATTGTCGCAGTGATCCTCGTCGTCGCAGGCGTGCTCTCGCTCCTGCGCGGGCAGATGCTCTGGGGAATCGTGCTCATCATCGTCGGGCTGCTCGTCGGCCCGGGCGGCGTGAGCATCTTCACGTAG
- a CDS encoding class II 3-deoxy-7-phosphoheptulonate synthase, whose product MNWTVDAPVEVLPELPPLPPDLRARLDDALSRPAAQQPEWPDAEHVAHVRTVLESVPPVTLPPEVDRLRERLAAVARGEAFLLQGGDCAETFVDNTEPHIRATIRTLLQMAIVLTYGASLPVVKVGRIAGQYAKPRSAPVDALGLPSYRGDIVNSLVATPEARVPDPSRMVRAYANAGAAMNLVRALTATGMADLTMVHDWNKDFVRTSPAGERFEDIATEIERALNFMQACGVDDHNLHSVEFYASHEALLIDYERSLLRLDVTRPEPRLYDLSAHFLWIGERTRQLDGAHIAFAELLSNPIGLKIGPTTTPELAVEYVERLDPHATPGRLTLVSRMGNGRVRDVLPAIVEKVEASGHKVIWQCDPMHGNTHESTTGYKTRHFDRIVDEVQGFFEVHRALGTHPGGIHVEVTGEDVTECLGGAQEISDADLSGRYETACDPRLNTQQSLELAFLVAEMLRG is encoded by the coding sequence GTGAACTGGACGGTCGACGCACCGGTCGAGGTGCTGCCCGAGTTGCCTCCGCTGCCCCCTGACCTGCGGGCCCGTCTCGACGACGCGCTGTCCCGCCCGGCCGCGCAGCAGCCCGAGTGGCCAGACGCCGAGCACGTCGCCCACGTCCGCACCGTGCTCGAGAGTGTGCCCCCGGTCACACTGCCGCCGGAGGTCGACCGGCTGCGGGAGCGGCTCGCAGCCGTTGCGAGGGGCGAGGCGTTCCTCCTGCAGGGCGGCGACTGCGCCGAGACGTTCGTCGACAACACCGAACCGCACATCCGGGCCACCATCCGCACGCTGCTGCAGATGGCGATCGTGCTGACCTACGGCGCCTCGCTGCCCGTGGTCAAGGTGGGCCGGATCGCGGGTCAGTACGCCAAGCCGCGCAGCGCCCCCGTCGACGCGCTGGGCCTGCCGTCCTACCGCGGTGACATCGTCAACTCGCTCGTGGCCACCCCGGAGGCCCGGGTGCCCGACCCGTCCCGCATGGTGCGCGCCTACGCCAACGCGGGCGCGGCGATGAACCTGGTGCGGGCGCTCACCGCCACCGGCATGGCCGACCTCACGATGGTGCACGACTGGAACAAGGACTTCGTGCGCACCTCTCCCGCCGGGGAGCGGTTCGAGGACATCGCCACCGAGATCGAGCGCGCCCTCAACTTCATGCAGGCGTGCGGCGTGGATGACCACAACCTGCACAGCGTCGAGTTCTACGCCAGCCACGAGGCGCTGCTCATCGACTACGAGCGCTCGTTGCTGCGCCTGGACGTCACCCGCCCGGAACCGCGGCTGTACGACCTCTCGGCGCACTTCCTGTGGATCGGGGAGCGCACCCGCCAGCTCGACGGCGCCCACATCGCGTTCGCAGAGCTGCTCTCCAACCCGATCGGGCTGAAGATCGGCCCGACCACCACGCCGGAGCTGGCCGTCGAGTACGTCGAACGGCTCGACCCGCACGCCACGCCGGGCCGCCTCACGCTCGTCAGCCGCATGGGCAACGGGCGGGTCCGGGACGTGCTGCCGGCGATCGTGGAGAAGGTCGAGGCGTCCGGGCACAAGGTCATCTGGCAGTGCGACCCGATGCACGGCAACACCCACGAGTCCACCACCGGCTACAAGACCCGCCACTTCGACCGGATCGTCGACGAGGTGCAGGGCTTCTTCGAGGTCCACCGCGCGCTCGGCACCCACCCGGGCGGCATCCACGTCGAGGTCACCGGCGAGGACGTCACCGAGTGCCTCGGCGGTGCCCAGGAGATCTCCGACGCCGACCTCTCCGGCCGCTACGAGACCGCCTGCGACCCGCGCCTGAACACCCAGCAGTCGCTGGAGCTCGCGTTCCTCGTGGCGGAGATGCTGCGCGGCTGA
- a CDS encoding lysophospholipid acyltransferase family protein codes for MLYWWSKYVLLGPLLRLFFRPSIEGVEHVPTQGGAILASNHLAVADSFFLPLLVPRRITFLAKREYFTQPGLVGWFKKIFFTGVGQVPIDRSGGSAAQAAMDTAVRLLREGNLLGIYPEGTRSPDGRLYKGKTGVARMALEANVKVIPVAMIGTDKVNPIGSRMWRPRKVRIKIGPPLDFSRYAGMAGDRFIERSMTDEIMYALMELTGQTYVDLYAASVKEKAAAAESGAAATPTPPIPTDGEGDDGRGASRVPGTRAS; via the coding sequence GTGTTGTACTGGTGGTCCAAGTACGTCCTCCTCGGCCCCCTGCTGCGGCTGTTCTTCCGGCCCTCCATCGAAGGCGTCGAGCACGTCCCCACGCAGGGCGGGGCGATCCTGGCGAGCAACCACCTCGCCGTCGCCGACTCGTTCTTCCTGCCGCTGCTCGTGCCCCGGCGCATCACGTTCCTTGCCAAGCGCGAGTACTTCACCCAGCCGGGCCTCGTCGGTTGGTTCAAGAAGATCTTCTTCACCGGCGTGGGCCAGGTGCCGATCGACCGCTCCGGCGGGTCGGCGGCGCAGGCGGCGATGGACACCGCCGTCCGGCTGCTGCGCGAGGGCAACCTGCTGGGCATCTACCCCGAGGGCACCCGATCGCCCGACGGTCGCCTCTACAAGGGCAAGACCGGCGTGGCGCGGATGGCGCTCGAGGCGAACGTCAAGGTGATCCCGGTGGCGATGATCGGCACCGACAAGGTCAACCCCATCGGGTCACGGATGTGGCGACCGCGCAAGGTCCGCATCAAGATCGGCCCCCCGCTGGACTTCTCCCGGTACGCGGGTATGGCGGGCGACCGGTTCATCGAGCGCTCGATGACCGACGAGATCATGTACGCCCTGATGGAGCTGACCGGTCAGACCTACGTCGACCTGTACGCGGCGTCGGTGAAGGAGAAGGCGGCGGCCGCGGAGTCCGGCGCCGCCGCCACCCCCACGCCGCCGATCCCCACCGACGGCGAGGGCGACGACGGTCGCGGAGCGAGCCGGGTGCCGGGCACCCGGGCGAGCTAG
- a CDS encoding AMP-dependent synthetase/ligase, which translates to MREYSVPATFRVGDEENLLDAVYANADEHGSVVVYRRPDASGEWSDVTCAQFADEVVAVARGLIAAGVRPGDRVALLSRTRYEWGLIDYAILATGAATVPIYETSSAEQIGWILSDSEAVAAIVESSRHAGLVESVRAACPGVRHVWQIEPSEGTPGAVEALVALGADTPAEEVRARSAAVRADDLATLIYTSGTTGRPKGCELTHRNLVSEVKSAVSLLPELLSDRGSVLLFLPLAHVFGKVIQCGALYTRTVVGHTPDVKRLLPDLASFRPTFILSAPRVFEKVFNSARQRAHDSGKGRIFDMAADTAVAWSRAQDTGGPGLALRLRHALFDRLVYSKLRDVVGGNVVAAVSGAAPLGERLGHFFRGVGLPVLEGYGLTETTAGVTLNALGAQRVGTVGRPVPGHSVRIADDGEVLVKGPIVFRRYWKNEAATAEALEDGWFHTGDIGELDDAGFLRITGRKKELIVTAGGKNVAPAVLEDRLRAHPLISQCMVVGDGQPFIGVLVTIDAEALPGWLDRAGKPADTAIADLVDDPDLRAEIAQAVEDANQSVSRAEQIREFRILPVDFTEAGGEMTPTMKVKRAVVAKTFAADIASIYSGAKAPA; encoded by the coding sequence GTGCGCGAGTACAGCGTTCCAGCCACGTTCCGCGTGGGTGACGAGGAGAACCTCCTCGATGCGGTGTACGCGAACGCCGACGAGCACGGTTCCGTGGTGGTGTACCGGCGCCCGGACGCGTCCGGCGAGTGGTCGGACGTCACCTGCGCGCAGTTCGCCGACGAGGTCGTGGCCGTGGCCCGTGGGCTGATCGCCGCGGGGGTGCGGCCCGGCGACCGCGTCGCGCTGCTCTCGCGCACCCGCTACGAGTGGGGCCTGATCGACTACGCGATCCTCGCCACGGGCGCGGCCACCGTGCCGATCTACGAGACGTCGTCGGCCGAGCAGATCGGCTGGATCCTGTCCGACTCCGAGGCGGTCGCCGCGATCGTCGAGTCGAGCAGGCACGCCGGGCTCGTCGAGAGCGTGCGGGCCGCCTGCCCCGGTGTGCGGCACGTCTGGCAGATCGAGCCGTCGGAGGGCACGCCGGGCGCCGTCGAGGCGCTCGTGGCGCTGGGCGCCGACACCCCGGCCGAGGAGGTGCGCGCCCGCAGCGCCGCCGTGCGCGCCGACGACCTCGCCACGCTGATCTACACCTCCGGCACCACGGGCCGCCCCAAGGGTTGCGAGCTGACCCACCGCAACCTCGTCAGCGAGGTCAAGAGCGCCGTGAGCCTGCTCCCGGAGCTACTGTCCGACCGCGGGTCGGTGCTGCTGTTCCTCCCGCTCGCGCACGTGTTCGGCAAGGTCATCCAGTGCGGCGCCCTCTACACGCGCACGGTGGTGGGGCACACGCCCGACGTGAAGCGGCTGCTGCCCGACCTCGCCTCGTTCCGGCCGACGTTCATCCTCTCCGCGCCGCGCGTGTTCGAGAAGGTCTTCAACAGCGCCCGCCAACGCGCCCACGACAGCGGCAAGGGCCGCATCTTCGACATGGCCGCCGACACCGCCGTCGCCTGGAGCCGCGCCCAGGACACCGGCGGACCGGGCCTCGCGCTGCGCCTGCGGCACGCGCTCTTCGACCGGCTGGTCTACAGCAAGCTGCGGGACGTCGTCGGTGGGAACGTGGTGGCCGCGGTGTCCGGTGCGGCGCCGCTCGGCGAGCGCCTCGGCCACTTCTTCCGCGGCGTCGGCCTCCCGGTTCTCGAGGGGTACGGCCTCACGGAGACCACGGCGGGCGTCACGCTCAACGCGCTCGGCGCCCAGCGCGTCGGCACGGTCGGGCGGCCGGTGCCCGGCCATTCCGTCCGGATCGCCGACGACGGCGAGGTGCTGGTCAAGGGCCCGATCGTCTTCCGCCGGTACTGGAAGAACGAGGCCGCCACCGCCGAGGCGCTCGAGGACGGCTGGTTCCACACCGGCGACATCGGCGAGCTCGACGACGCGGGCTTCCTGCGGATCACCGGCCGGAAGAAGGAGCTCATCGTGACGGCGGGGGGCAAGAACGTCGCCCCCGCCGTGCTGGAGGACCGGCTGCGCGCCCACCCGCTGATCAGCCAGTGCATGGTGGTCGGCGACGGACAGCCGTTCATCGGCGTGCTCGTCACGATCGACGCCGAGGCCCTCCCCGGCTGGCTCGACCGCGCGGGCAAGCCGGCGGACACCGCCATCGCCGATCTCGTCGACGACCCGGACCTGCGGGCCGAGATCGCCCAGGCGGTCGAGGACGCCAACCAGTCGGTCTCGCGGGCGGAGCAGATCCGCGAGTTCCGCATCCTGCCGGTGGACTTCACCGAGGCGGGGGGCGAGATGACCCCGACGATGAAGGTCAAGCGCGCGGTCGTGGCGAAGACGTTCGCCGCCGACATCGCGAGCATCTACAGCGGGGCGAAGGCCCCGGCCTGA